In Colletotrichum destructivum chromosome 1, complete sequence, the sequence TGAGATGAGGCCGCggcgagaggggggggggggagaccGGAAGACGGATAGCATATGGCGAGCCCCAACAACCATGGGAGATTGAAACCTCTGGATGATAGACTTTCTCGAGTGTTTTGGCCCAGTCGCCCGAGTTGCACGCAGTTGCTGCTTGTTTCGAACCTTGACGACGTTGGGACGAAGGTAGGATTTCCCTGACTGTCCAGACGCACCGACAATGCATTGAGGCTCAGGGGGTATCAGATTAGCCAAACAGTCCGCGAATCACAATCACCGGGTCTTTTTGTCGACTTCAGGACTCTCCCTCCTTCCTGGGTCCCATTCCCCCTTTACCGCGACTCAGCCGCCGTTCGTGTAAGACACCGAAAGTCCGAACATGTTCAAGGGGGCTTGGGTTTCTCTTGAAAGACTCAAGAGCCGCTGAAAGCCACAATCAGACGTCACAGCCTCACGTCTCGAATCTGGAACTTTGATTGAAGAGGTGGTGATCCCTGACAAAGGTgtcccttcccccctttttcccttCACGGTCACTCGCGCCGACGAGCAACATGGCCATGCCCATGACTCGTCCGAAGACCGTTTCTTCTATCCCATGTATCCTATCTCAAAACAGCCCATGCGCCCGAAAAAGCTTAGCGATGCTGATACGCTTATAACGGGCCAggcttttttcttctttctttgcTCATCTCCCGCTCGCGAGTGGGTGCCGCGTGCGGCGTGCTTCTTCAACGGGCGGTAACAGCGGCCCCATTTCATCCAGGACCTAAAAGGAACGGATGGCAGTTCAGACACCCGTTCTCAAGAGCTGCAGCCCGACGGCATGTTTTGTTTCGTGTAgcccttcttttctcttgCCTTCACTTGGAAGGGAATAGACAAGGGTGTCACCTCGCCTCTCCCCCCAGTCCAGCTCGTTTACTTGGCCAAGGGAAGGCCGCCACGGGGCCTCGGCTAGGATGTGTAGTACCGCCTTGTCACCTAATTGCCTACTGTGGTGCAGAATTATACTGAGCGAAAAATGAGATGCCATTTGCGGCTGGCCTTGAATCTCGGCTGTGGCCGCCTCCGATTCGTGCCCAGACCGGAACGTCTGTTCGGTTTCGACTGCCCATATGGGAGATGTTGGGTCAGCCAATATTGGCAAACTTTCCCATTCGCTATCCCATCATTGTGCTCCCGCTCTGCAACCCTCTGAGATTTCACGGGATTGAAGACCGTTCCGTTGGGCTTACACTGACGTCCCACACGAAGCCTAAGAGCCGCGTGCTTCTTCCAATATGATGCCCAGTCGAGAAGCATTGTGGACTATGGTGAAGCACTGCCGAGTTGCCGTTGTAATGGCACACTCCTTACCAGATCCCCTTGCGAAAAGAAGACACGCCACAAGTATGAGAATCGTTATGAGGGGGGTTATTGGACTCTGCCTTATCCAACGCTACTGAAACCCGACACCCTCTCGTCACTAGACTTGTATACCCAGTCACTTGACGGGCGAATAGTCccctcggcatccttggCAAAAGGCCGATCCCGAAATCCCCGTGCGATTACTGATGAACCGGAGTAACAGCACGAGACAGCATGACTTATAGACGTGACACCAACAGGCCTTTGTTATTTGGGGGAAGGCTTCGCCTAAGCAGAGCTCCTCATCAGGGGCTGACTCGACTAGGCTATCATATATCAACCACCCCAGAAGTGGCCGACGGGACCTTTCGAGTTGACGATCAGGAAAGGCTAGTTCTGGCTGGATGGGATCTGTAGGATACTGAAGCCGCGATCACTACTAAAGAGGTAAGCATTGTCAACATGCCAAATCGAGCATGCCTTGGTCCGGTTCTAGTAAGCATTTTACCTCGGCGGAACCCCAACTGATGGACAGAACCCGAGATCAGTAAGGCCGTGGCTTCGACAAAGCCGAGCTCATGGAGAGGTCGACGCTCACGACGGCAAAAGCTGAGTGGCTGAAGAAATGGAGGGTAGAAGCCGGCTCCCTTCTCGGCTCATCGTCTGATGACTGCATGAGGGGGAAAGTTTATCTTGAAGAGACGTCTCGAGTCTGAGGCATCCCACCGCTTCCTTACCGGGAACACCTATTGTAGCTAATTTCCCGGATCGATCTGGGTAGGTCCGCCCGAAAGCAGACCAGTGATGTCGACCAGGGGGGGACAGGAAGCCGATGATACGGGGTCAGGGGGGGCCTTCCTCTACCTCCTGTAGGGCGTTATCTTTGCGTTAGCTGACAGCTTCATGGGACCTTTGGAGTCAGTTAAGGGGAGTTTTTAAGGACGTAGACTTCCTTGACGGCCCACCCAACGATGCAGAATGATTGTTTCTAGATGTGGTCTGGAATTCCGCCAAGCCACTGGCAAGTACGGAGCATCGGTGTTCTCACATGTCATGTCGACTGCTCAGGTTGACAGACTTGCCTCTCCTCTGGGCAGTACGTTTAAAACAATTAGCATCATTTAAACCTTCAGACGCGATATCTAACATGGAGAAGGTTGCTACCAACCCTCGGACATTGAGCACGCGTTCCGGCCGCTGGTCGACTGATTCGAGCTCACGTTGGTCGGGTCTGTGGGGATTATCGCGAAGGGCCCGGGTCTCAATTACTCCtcttcacacacacacacacacacacacacacacatgctACCCCGCTCCATTAGGCTGTCTGAACTTCTACAGGCAAAGTGTGAGATTTTCTAGTGGCTGTCCCTGGCCGTCTAACCGAGCACACCAACAAGTTGCGGAACACCTCGAGATCAATGCCGGCGAAGTGAGCGTTTCTGGAAAAAAAGTCAGTTTCGACCTCGGCTGAAGCACCGGCAGTGAAGGTCACGCTTGATGGGAATAAACAGCAATTTGTATCTACACTGCCGTTCCGCCCACGCGGAAAGATTGAGGGTGGAACAAAGCTATGTGCTGAACACCGTGTTGGCTGTCAAGCGCTTTGCCAAGCAATTTTGTCTCAACTTTTTTGAACGATGGCCATGACCCGTCTTGGCAAAACGTTTAGTTTAGTCCAGCGTCGGGACGGAATGCTTTTCCTCTCACCGAGTGGGATGGATACATGGGAGAAACCAGGCAATGATGTGATGTCCTGTGTACGCGGCGCGTCTCACCGCCGACCAACTACACCATGTATTGCGCCAGTACGCGTAAGACGATGGCTTCATTCCATTCCCAAAGCCCGCCTTCTCCACTGAGGTTAGTGAAGGATCGTCCCGCCCGGGGTGGAGACGGCCCATCGGCGCGCGGGGGGCGAACGCGTATGTAGTGCTTACGCGCGGGAGCTATAGCTTACGTGTGTCTTACTCTCCGTCTTACTTCTCTACCTAGTTTGCGTGTTTAAAGCAACGACAATGCTCCTTTGATGCAAAGCGCGCACTTGTTCAGAGTGTCGCAGGGTCACCATCATGAAGAGCCTCACGTTCCTGTTCGCATGGGCcacggccgtctcggcgacctcgttccgacaagacgggcgaggccTACGCCTGGACCACAgcttcgacgaggacagcttcgcggcggcagcagcatctcCGCATAAGGCCCGGCCGGGACACGAGAAGCACAGGTTCCTGAACGACAAGACTTCGAGTGGGTGTTAATCCGTTAGCGGAGAGATCGTCTTGCAGGACAATCAGCTCTTACACTGAACCAAAAAAATAGAATTCTCGGTCAACGGTACCAACATCCCAAGCGTCGCCTTTGATGCCGGCGAATCCTACGCCGGACTCCTCCCGGTCGACACCTCCCAGAGCGCCAACGAGACGCAGGAGCTGTACTTTTGGTTCTTCCCCGAAGAAACGCCTTCCGAGGACAAGAACATTGTCATCTGGCTGACGGGGGGCGTAAGTCTCTTCTCTTCACCTCTCTgactcactcactcactcactcttACCTGCTCTCTCACAACCGTGCCGCAGCTGGCTGACATGTCCCGTTGCTCGATAGCCCGGCTGCTCCTCCATCGGCGAACTCCTCCAGGAGAACGGCCCCATATCGTGGAAGCCCGGCACCTACGGCCCTGTCCGGAACCCGTGGAGCTGGCACCGCCTCGCCAACGTCGTCTGGGTCGACCAGCCCGTTGGCACGGGCTTCTCCCGCGGGCCCGTCACGGCGACGGACCAGCGCGACGTCGCGCGGCAGTTCCTCGGCTTCTGGAGGCGCTTCGTCGACACCTTCGACCTGCGCGGCTACAACGTCCACGTCGCGGGCTCGTCCTACAGCGGCCTGTTCACGCCCTacatctcggccgccatgCTGGACGCCCgggacgcggacgcggacgacgccggctacttcggcgtcaagggcatGATGGTCCTGGACCCGGTCCTCTCCCAGGGCGTGCTCGGCCAGGATTTTGGCGTCGCCAGGGTCATCGACTACTGGGGTCCCGCCTTCGTCCTGAACGACaccgtccgcgccgccatcgccgagatcgacgaccGCTGCGGGTACGCGGCCTACGTCGACCGGTACCTCacctttcccccctccggCCCGCAGCCGGCCAAGATCCCGGGCGCCTTCCGATGGGGCGACTACGTCCCGGAGTGCGACTCCTTTACGGCCTTTGcggaggccgccaaggacgcGAACCCGTGCTTCAGCATCTACAACGTCCTCCGGACGTGCCCCTTGCCCTTCGACCCTGTCGCCTTCAGCGAGGGCACGGGGTACCACCCGACCGACGGCCCCGTGTACTTTGACCGCGCGGACGTCAAGACCGCCATCAACGCCCCCGCGGACGCCGAGTGGCGCTTCTGCAGCAAGGACCCCGTCTTCgtggacgacctcgaccgctcGCAGGACCCCGGCCCGGGCAGCCTCCCGGTGATCCCGGGCAGCCTCCCGGTGATCCCGGGCATCGTCGAGCGGACCGGGAACGTCATCATCGGGCACGGCCTGCGGGACCTCATCATGCAGTCCACGGGGACGCTGTTGGCCATCCAGAACATGACCTGGGCCGGCGCGCACGGCTTCCAGAGGCGGCCCGAGACGAAGCTGCGCATCCCTTACCACGGCAAGGCGGACATGGGGACGCTGGCGGGCGCCGGAGAGCTGGGAGTATGGCACGAGGAGCGCGGGCTCATGTACTTCGAGACG encodes:
- a CDS encoding Putative peptidase S10, serine carboxypeptidase, alpha/Beta hydrolase encodes the protein MKSLTFLFAWATAVSATSFRQDGRGLRLDHSFDEDSFAAAAASPHKARPGHEKHRFLNDKTSKFSVNGTNIPSVAFDAGESYAGLLPVDTSQSANETQELYFWFFPEETPSEDKNIVIWLTGGPGCSSIGELLQENGPISWKPGTYGPVRNPWSWHRLANVVWVDQPVGTGFSRGPVTATDQRDVARQFLGFWRRFVDTFDLRGYNVHVAGSSYSGLFTPYISAAMLDARDADADDAGYFGVKGMMVLDPVLSQGVLGQDFGVARVIDYWGPAFVLNDTVRAAIAEIDDRCGYAAYVDRYLTFPPSGPQPAKIPGAFRWGDYVPECDSFTAFAEAAKDANPCFSIYNVLRTCPLPFDPVAFSEGTGYHPTDGPVYFDRADVKTAINAPADAEWRFCSKDPVFVDDLDRSQDPGPGSLPVIPGSLPVIPGIVERTGNVIIGHGLRDLIMQSTGTLLAIQNMTWAGAHGFQRRPETKLRIPYHGKADMGTLAGAGELGVWHEERGLMYFETPMAGHFLGRDAPSISFRALEILLGKVEDFGSRAPFSTEAKGLGIISEEL